In Bartonella bovis 91-4, the following proteins share a genomic window:
- the carB gene encoding carbamoyl-phosphate synthase large subunit: protein MPKRTDIKSILIIGAGPIIIGQACEFDYSGTQACKALKEEGYRIILVNSNPATIMTDPDLANATYIEPITPEVVAKIIAYERPDALLPTMGGQTALNTALSLKRMGILDRYNVEMIGANADVIDKAEDRALFRKSMAKIGLETPRSMLANATELKEEDRRLYEKKRNELKTDLSGDVLEQELEKLDYNWYHTETDRKQRYIAHATAKAVQALDIIGLPVIIRPSFTLGGTGGGIAYNRSEFYEIIERGLEASPTTEVLIEESVLGWKEYEMEIVRDKQDNCIIVCSIENIDPMGVHTGDSITVAPALTLTDKEYQIMRNASIAVLREIGVETGGANVQFAVNPENGRLVVIEMNPRVSRSSALASKATGFPIAKVAAKLAVGYTLDELKNDITGGITPASFEPSIDYIVTKIPRFAFEKFPGSSPILTTAMKSVGEVMAIGRTFQESLQKALRGLETGLTGFDEIELPEHAEGDENNSIRSAIAIPSPNRLRYVAQAMRMGLPLNEIHQISKIDPWFLEQIASIIEMEQRIRTHGLPQDVDNLRMLKAMGFSDMRLANLTGQEPDNITTLRKSLNVKHVFKRIDTCAAEFASPTAYMYSTYETPFAEVAHSEAHVSKRKKIVILGGGPNRIGQGIEFDYCCCHAAFALRDAGFEAIMINCNPETVSTDYDTSDRLYFEPLTTEDVLAVLETEQEKGELIGVIVQFGGQTPLKLASVLEKNNIPILGTSPDAIDLAEDRDRFQQLLFKLNLKQPKNGIAHSIEQARLVAHDLGFPLVVRPSYVLGGRAMQIIRDERSLQNYLLEIVPELISEDIKACHPNNTTGQINTLLGKNPLLFDTYLTQAIEVDVDCLCDGQETLIVGIMEHIEEAGIHSGDSACSLPVNTLSRELVSELQRQTKALAQALHVVGLMNVQYAIKDEVIYILEVNPRASRTVPFVAKTIGRPIAKIAARIMAGEKLHSALQAYGGLPSVSQKPHIAVKEAVFPFDRFPGVDTLLGPEMRSTGEVMGIDYEFALAFAKAQLGAGVDLPYEGTVFVSVRDEDKKYILNCVKRLTELGFSVLATSGTQKFLDFHGVKAQKINKVLEGHPHIEDAIRNRQIQLIFNTTNTASAISDSKSLRQAALMQKVPYYTTIAGAETAAKAIEALKSNHLEVRPLQSYFS, encoded by the coding sequence ATGCCCAAACGTACAGATATAAAATCTATTCTTATTATTGGAGCAGGACCTATTATTATTGGTCAGGCATGTGAATTTGACTATTCGGGCACACAAGCTTGTAAAGCTTTAAAAGAGGAAGGCTATCGAATTATTCTAGTTAATTCTAATCCTGCCACCATTATGACCGATCCAGATTTAGCTAACGCAACTTATATTGAACCCATCACTCCAGAAGTAGTTGCTAAAATTATTGCTTATGAGCGCCCCGATGCTCTTTTACCTACTATGGGAGGACAAACAGCACTCAATACAGCTTTATCATTAAAGCGTATGGGAATTTTAGATCGCTATAACGTTGAAATGATTGGAGCTAATGCAGACGTTATTGATAAAGCTGAAGATCGCGCTTTATTTCGCAAATCAATGGCAAAAATTGGTTTAGAAACACCGCGTTCTATGTTAGCTAATGCAACTGAACTCAAAGAAGAAGATCGTCGGTTATACGAAAAAAAACGTAATGAACTGAAAACTGACCTTTCCGGTGACGTACTTGAGCAAGAATTAGAAAAACTTGATTACAATTGGTATCATACAGAAACCGATCGTAAACAACGTTATATAGCACACGCTACAGCAAAAGCAGTTCAAGCCCTTGATATTATTGGGCTTCCAGTTATCATTCGCCCCTCATTCACGCTTGGTGGTACAGGCGGTGGTATCGCTTATAACCGCTCTGAATTTTATGAAATCATTGAACGTGGCCTTGAAGCATCTCCCACAACGGAAGTTCTGATTGAAGAAAGTGTTTTGGGGTGGAAAGAATATGAAATGGAAATTGTCCGCGATAAACAAGATAATTGTATTATCGTCTGTTCCATTGAAAATATTGATCCTATGGGTGTCCACACTGGCGATTCTATTACCGTTGCCCCTGCTCTTACCTTAACCGATAAAGAATACCAAATTATGCGTAATGCTTCAATTGCTGTATTGCGTGAAATTGGTGTCGAAACCGGTGGAGCTAATGTACAGTTTGCTGTCAATCCTGAAAATGGTCGTTTAGTTGTTATTGAAATGAACCCACGTGTTTCACGTTCTTCAGCACTCGCTTCAAAAGCAACAGGTTTTCCAATTGCCAAGGTGGCAGCTAAATTAGCGGTTGGCTATACACTTGATGAGTTAAAAAATGATATCACGGGTGGTATAACGCCAGCGTCATTTGAGCCTTCTATAGATTATATTGTCACCAAGATCCCTCGTTTTGCTTTTGAAAAATTTCCTGGTTCATCACCTATCTTAACTACTGCAATGAAATCTGTAGGGGAAGTTATGGCAATTGGCCGTACTTTTCAAGAATCATTGCAAAAAGCACTCCGTGGACTTGAAACAGGTCTTACCGGCTTTGATGAAATTGAACTTCCTGAACATGCTGAAGGTGATGAAAACAATTCTATACGTTCAGCCATCGCAATACCAAGCCCTAATCGTTTACGTTATGTGGCTCAAGCAATGCGCATGGGCTTACCTTTAAACGAAATCCACCAAATAAGTAAAATTGACCCATGGTTTTTAGAACAAATAGCTTCCATTATTGAAATGGAACAGCGCATTCGCACTCATGGTCTTCCTCAAGATGTAGATAATCTACGTATGTTAAAAGCCATGGGCTTTTCGGATATGCGTTTAGCAAACCTTACAGGACAAGAGCCAGATAATATTACTACTTTACGTAAATCGCTTAATGTTAAACATGTATTTAAACGGATTGACACCTGTGCTGCTGAATTTGCTTCACCTACAGCTTATATGTATTCAACCTATGAAACACCTTTTGCAGAGGTAGCACACTCAGAAGCACATGTTTCTAAACGCAAAAAAATTGTCATTTTGGGCGGAGGTCCAAACCGTATCGGCCAAGGAATTGAATTTGACTATTGCTGTTGCCACGCTGCTTTTGCATTGCGCGATGCAGGCTTTGAAGCCATCATGATTAACTGCAACCCTGAAACTGTTTCGACAGACTATGATACATCTGACCGCCTTTATTTTGAACCTTTAACAACAGAAGATGTTTTAGCTGTTTTAGAAACGGAACAGGAAAAAGGTGAGTTGATTGGTGTTATTGTTCAATTTGGTGGACAAACACCGTTGAAATTGGCAAGTGTGTTAGAAAAAAATAACATTCCCATTCTAGGTACTTCACCTGATGCTATTGACTTAGCAGAAGATAGAGATCGCTTTCAACAATTATTGTTTAAGCTTAATTTAAAACAACCCAAAAATGGCATTGCCCATTCAATTGAACAAGCACGCCTTGTTGCTCATGACCTAGGATTTCCATTAGTTGTACGCCCTTCTTATGTTTTAGGCGGACGTGCCATGCAAATTATCCGCGATGAACGTAGCTTGCAAAATTATCTGCTTGAAATAGTTCCGGAATTAATTTCAGAAGATATCAAAGCCTGTCACCCTAATAATACAACAGGTCAGATCAACACATTACTTGGTAAAAACCCACTTTTATTTGATACCTATCTAACACAAGCTATTGAAGTTGATGTTGATTGTCTGTGTGATGGTCAAGAAACGCTAATTGTTGGCATCATGGAACATATTGAAGAAGCAGGTATCCATTCTGGCGATTCAGCTTGTTCTTTACCTGTAAACACACTTTCACGTGAATTAGTTTCTGAATTACAACGTCAAACCAAAGCTTTAGCACAAGCACTCCATGTTGTGGGCTTAATGAATGTACAATATGCTATCAAAGATGAAGTGATTTATATCTTAGAAGTCAATCCCCGTGCTTCACGTACTGTTCCATTCGTTGCAAAAACTATTGGCAGACCAATTGCCAAAATTGCTGCACGTATTATGGCAGGAGAAAAGCTGCATAGTGCACTTCAAGCTTATGGTGGATTACCTTCTGTATCACAAAAACCGCATATCGCCGTCAAAGAAGCAGTTTTTCCTTTTGATCGTTTTCCAGGTGTAGATACGCTGCTTGGTCCAGAAATGCGTTCAACCGGAGAAGTTATGGGGATCGATTACGAATTTGCACTTGCTTTTGCTAAAGCACAACTTGGAGCTGGTGTTGATCTTCCATATGAAGGAACTGTATTTGTTTCTGTAAGAGATGAAGATAAAAAATATATCCTTAATTGTGTCAAACGCTTAACTGAGCTTGGTTTTTCTGTTTTAGCAACAAGCGGAACGCAAAAATTTCTTGACTTTCATGGTGTTAAAGCCCAAAAAATTAATAAAGTACTAGAAGGTCATCCTCATATTGAAGATGCCATTCGTAACCGACAAATCCAATTGATTTTCAACACAACCAATACGGCTAGTGCCATTTCAGACTCTAAATCATTGCGCCAAGCAGCACTCATGCAAAAAGTACCCTATTATACAACAATAGCCGGAGCTGAAACTGCAGCAAAAGCCATTGAAGCCCTCAAATCCAACCACTTGGAAGTGCGTCCATTACAAAGCTATTTTTCTTAA
- a CDS encoding pyridoxal phosphate-dependent aminotransferase: MAFIADKLSHIKPSATIAVAQKARNLKDSGRDIISLSAGEPDFDTPNNVKKAAIEAIQRGETKYTPISGIPELRKAISAKFKRENNLNYTPEQIIVGTGGKQILFNALMATLNKADEVIIPSPYWVSYPEMVIINDGTPIFVESKAEFSYKLQPQDLEAAITPKTKWFIFNSPSNPSGAAYTYDELKKLTDVLVKYPHIYILTDDIYEHLTYGDFTFVTPAQVEPKLYNRTLTMNGVSKAYSMTGWRIGYAGGPQELIKAMDTIQGQQTSGTSSISQWAAVEALNGPQDFIIQNKSVFQARRDLVVTMLNQAPGINCPIPEGAFYVYPSCANLIGKKTSGGKIIANDEDFVTELLEEESVAVVQGSAFGLGPAFRISYATSEKILKEACLRIQRFCNSLL; encoded by the coding sequence ATGGCATTTATTGCTGATAAGCTTTCTCATATCAAACCTTCCGCAACAATTGCTGTTGCCCAAAAAGCACGTAATTTAAAAGACTCAGGTCGTGATATTATTTCCTTAAGCGCTGGAGAACCAGATTTTGATACCCCAAACAATGTTAAAAAAGCCGCTATTGAGGCTATTCAACGTGGGGAAACAAAATATACACCTATATCTGGTATTCCAGAATTGCGAAAAGCAATTTCTGCTAAATTTAAACGAGAAAATAACCTTAACTATACACCAGAACAAATCATTGTCGGTACAGGTGGCAAACAAATTCTTTTTAATGCACTTATGGCAACTTTGAATAAAGCAGACGAAGTCATTATTCCGTCTCCTTATTGGGTGAGTTATCCTGAAATGGTTATTATTAACGATGGCACACCTATCTTTGTAGAAAGTAAAGCAGAATTCTCTTATAAACTCCAACCACAAGATCTAGAAGCTGCCATCACCCCTAAAACTAAATGGTTTATTTTTAACTCTCCCTCAAATCCATCAGGGGCAGCCTATACATATGATGAATTAAAAAAACTAACGGACGTTTTAGTAAAATATCCTCATATTTATATCCTCACCGATGATATATATGAACACTTAACATATGGAGATTTTACTTTTGTCACTCCAGCTCAAGTAGAACCAAAGCTTTATAATCGTACATTAACAATGAACGGTGTTTCAAAAGCCTACTCAATGACAGGTTGGCGAATTGGCTATGCAGGTGGGCCTCAGGAATTAATTAAAGCTATGGATACAATTCAGGGGCAACAAACTTCCGGTACAAGTTCCATTTCACAATGGGCAGCTGTCGAAGCACTTAATGGACCACAAGATTTTATTATTCAAAATAAAAGTGTTTTCCAAGCGCGTCGTGATCTTGTCGTTACTATGCTCAATCAAGCTCCTGGTATTAACTGTCCAATACCCGAAGGTGCTTTTTACGTCTACCCTTCTTGTGCAAATCTCATTGGTAAAAAGACATCCGGAGGGAAAATTATTGCAAATGATGAAGACTTTGTAACAGAGCTTTTAGAAGAAGAATCTGTTGCTGTAGTGCAAGGATCTGCCTTTGGGCTCGGGCCAGCATTTCGCATTTCCTATGCAACATCAGAAAAAATACTCAAAGAAGCTTGCTTGCGTATCCAACGTTTTTGTAACAGCTTACTTTAA
- a CDS encoding cold-shock protein gives MSTGTVKWFNTTKGFGFIQPNDGSADVFVHISAIERSGLSNLNEGQKISYDVVQDRRSGKFSAGNLAIL, from the coding sequence ATGTCTACAGGAACAGTTAAGTGGTTTAACACAACGAAAGGTTTTGGTTTTATCCAACCTAATGATGGAAGTGCAGATGTGTTTGTACATATTTCTGCTATTGAACGCTCTGGTTTAAGTAACCTTAATGAAGGGCAGAAAATTTCTTATGACGTTGTTCAAGACCGTCGTTCAGGAAAATTTTCTGCTGGAAATCTTGCAATTCTTTAA
- a CDS encoding TCR/Tet family MFS transporter, whose protein sequence is MQAVKDRKLDPKFIHRGLILVFITLLLDIIGIAIVSPVLPEYLRHLTGEDLSKVSINGGVLLVVYSAMQFLFAPLIGNLSDRYGRRPILLISIISFAIDNFICAIAWSYSMLFIGRLLSGISGASFATCSAYLADISDEKTRTRNFGMIGMAFGVGFIIGSLIGGFLGQFELRLPFYFAAACSFVNFVFAWFMLPETLAVGDRRCFDIKRANPLGAFLQLRQYPAVIWVLLAFFLYWLAEAVWPSVWAFIAKERYDWSTFSIGLSYSVFGVGQICVMVLILPYLSKRWSDWRMTMVGLLFALIAMLGYMFAAQGWMVYVVFVCTALEYLVHAPMRSIAAAQVPANAQGELQGAMTSITSLSLIIGPIFYTFLFEQFTHKGAVFHFSGAPFAGSFCVLFLAILVFAFWVRQSLKELPENILPRQFDKI, encoded by the coding sequence ATGCAGGCTGTAAAAGATCGAAAGCTCGATCCGAAATTTATCCATCGTGGGCTCATTTTAGTTTTTATTACTTTGTTATTAGATATTATTGGTATTGCAATTGTTAGTCCTGTTTTGCCTGAATATCTTCGGCATTTGACTGGAGAGGATCTTAGTAAGGTTTCCATAAATGGGGGTGTATTGCTGGTAGTCTATTCAGCAATGCAATTTTTGTTTGCTCCCTTGATTGGTAACCTTTCTGACCGTTATGGTAGGCGTCCTATTTTGCTTATCTCTATTATTAGTTTTGCTATTGATAATTTTATATGCGCTATAGCATGGAGCTATTCTATGCTGTTTATTGGTCGTCTTTTGTCGGGGATAAGTGGTGCTAGCTTTGCAACTTGTTCAGCTTATTTAGCAGATATATCAGATGAAAAAACTCGTACACGTAATTTTGGTATGATAGGAATGGCATTTGGGGTAGGATTTATTATAGGTTCTCTTATTGGTGGTTTTCTGGGCCAATTTGAGTTGCGGTTGCCTTTTTATTTTGCAGCTGCTTGTTCATTTGTTAATTTTGTTTTTGCATGGTTTATGCTTCCAGAAACTCTTGCTGTGGGTGATAGACGCTGCTTTGATATAAAACGTGCTAATCCTTTAGGTGCATTTTTGCAACTTAGACAATATCCAGCGGTTATTTGGGTATTATTAGCTTTTTTTCTTTATTGGCTTGCAGAAGCCGTATGGCCGAGTGTTTGGGCATTTATTGCTAAAGAACGTTATGATTGGAGCACATTTTCTATTGGATTATCTTACAGTGTTTTCGGTGTAGGTCAGATTTGTGTAATGGTTCTTATTTTACCGTATCTTTCTAAGCGCTGGAGTGATTGGCGCATGACTATGGTAGGACTCCTTTTTGCGTTAATTGCTATGCTTGGCTATATGTTTGCGGCGCAAGGGTGGATGGTTTATGTCGTTTTTGTGTGTACGGCGCTTGAATATCTTGTTCATGCACCTATGCGTTCTATTGCTGCAGCACAGGTGCCGGCGAATGCACAAGGGGAATTACAGGGAGCAATGACATCTATTACTTCGTTAAGCTTGATAATTGGGCCCATTTTTTATACATTTCTTTTTGAACAATTTACACATAAAGGTGCAGTATTTCATTTTTCTGGTGCACCTTTTGCGGGGAGTTTCTGTGTACTTTTTTTAGCAATTTTAGTGTTTGCTTTTTGGGTGAGACAGTCTCTAAAAGAGCTTCCTGAAAATATTTTACCGAGACAATTCGATAAAATATAA